The proteins below are encoded in one region of Cygnus olor isolate bCygOlo1 chromosome 19, bCygOlo1.pri.v2, whole genome shotgun sequence:
- the GPR21 gene encoding probable G-protein coupled receptor 21 has protein sequence MNSSLVGNQSGRPFCLLAISYLETINFCLLEVVVIVFLMVLIISGNIIVIFVFHCAPLLNHHTTSYFIQTMAYADLLVGVSCLVPSLSLLHYPIVLSESLVCQIFGYVVSVLKSVSMASLACISIDRYIAITKPLTYNTLVTPWRLRICILIIWLYSCLVFLPSFHWGKPGYHGDVFQWCANSWNTDPYFTLFIVVMLYAPAAFTVCFTYFNIFRICQQHTKEINERRVRFSSQDGETGEAQPCPDKRYAMVLFRITSVFYILWLPYIIYFLLESSNVYSNRVASFLTTWLAISNSFCNCVIYSLSNSVFQKGLKRLSGAICASCARQRVAKDSSTSRSKRSSNGCHV, from the coding sequence ATGAACTCCTCCTTGGTTGGCAACCAGAGTGGCCGGCCCTTCTGCCTCCTGGCCATTAGCTATCTGGAGACCATCAATTTTTGCCTCCTGGAAGTGGTCGTTATCGTGTTCCTCATGGTGCTGATTATTTCGGGCAACATCATTGTGATATTTGTCTTTCACTGTGCACCTCTGCTGAACCACCACACCACCAGTTACTTCATACAGACCATGGCATATGCTGACCTCCTGGTGGGCGTGAGCTGTCTGgtgccttctttgtctctgctgcacTATCCCATTGTTTTAAGTGAGTCCTTGGTTTGCCAAATCTTTGGTTACGTTGTGTCGGTGCTGAAGAGCGTCTCCATGGCCTCTTTGGCATGCATTAGTATTGACAGATACATCGCCATCACAAAGCCGCTGACCTACAACACGCTGGTTACTCCGTGGAGACTGCGGATCTGCATCCTGATAATCTGGCTGTACTCCTGCCTCGTCTTCTTACCCTCCTTCCACTGGGGAAAGCCTGGATATCACGGGGATGTGTTTCAGTGGTGTGCCAATTCCTGGAACACCGATCCTTATTTCACTCTCTTCATCGTGGTGATGCTCTACGCCCCGGCTGCTTTCACCGTCTGCTTCACGTACTTCAACATCTTCCGcatctgccagcagcacacCAAGGAGATCAACGAGAGGCGAGTGCGCTTCAGCTCTCAGGACGGGGAGACTGGGGaggcccagccctgcccggaCAAGCGCTATGCCATGGTTCTTTTCCGTATCACCAGTGTCTTCTACATTCTCTGGCTGCCCTACATCATCTATTTTCTGCTGGAGAGCTCCAATGTCTATAGTAACCGCGTTGCGTCCTTCTTGACCACTTGGCTTGCCATTAGCAACAGTTTCTGCAACTGTGTCATTTACAGTCTCTCCAACAGTGTCTTTCAGAAGGGGCTTAAGCGTCTCTCGGGGGCTATTTGTGCCTCTTGTGCTAGACAGAGGGTAGCTAAGGACTCCTCTACCTCTAGGAGCAAAAGATCTTCCAATGGATGTCATGTCTAA